The Tolypothrix sp. PCC 7712 region TAAAGGAACAAGCAAAAAAAGCCTATCAAATTTGGCAAGAAAATCAATCTCATCCGTCTTTGCACTTTAAGAAAGTTGGCAAAAATCTTTGGTCTGCGCGTGTTAGCGGTGGATATCGCGCTTTGGCTTTAAAAAAGGGAGATGATTATTACTGGTTTTGGATCGGTACTCATGATGAGTATGATGCATTGTTGAATTAAAATCCAACTAATTATGCATTACCAGGCCCAGCCTGGTAATGAGGTGATGCTAAATATTCGCTTGCTGACGTTGATAAAGTGACCAGTACAATCCCTTTTGCTGCAACAATTGCGGATGAGTACCACGTTCTGCAATTACCCCTTGTTCCATCACCAAAATTAAATCCGCACGTTTGAGGGGGGCGAAACGATGGGCGATAAGAAATACGGTGCGGTTGGCGGAAATTTTTTGTAGGTTTTGCAGTACTTGCTGTTCGGTTTCGCTATCTAAGGCGCTGGTGGCTTCATCCAAAATTAAAATCGGTGCTGAGGAAAGGAACAACCGCGCTAGGGCTATGCGTTGTCTCTGTCCCCCTGATAAAGCTGTACCCCGTTCGCCCACATTGGTTTCGTAACCGTAGGGTAATTGACTGATGAAATCATGGGCTACGGCTAACCTAGCGGCTTCTACTACTTGCTCGGCGGTAATATCGGGGTTGCCGAGGGTGATATTTTCTAAGATGGAACCGTTAAATAAAAAGTCTTCTTGTAAAACAACACCAATTTGTTGCCGCAGTGAAGCTAAATCGGCACTTTTGATATCAAAACCATCAATTAAAATGCGTCCTGATTCTATTGAATATAGGCGTTGTAATAATTTTGAAAGGGTACTTTTACCAGAACCGCTACGCCCAACAATACCGACAAATTGTCCGGGTTCAACATTAAAAGAAATGCCGCGTAATACTGGTTCTGTACTTGCTTGATAACGGAAAAATACTTGCTCAAAAGTGATTTGTCCGTTGAGATTTGGTAATACTAAGCCTGTCCCTGGTTCTGCTTCTGGTGCAACATTCAGAATATCACCAATTCTATCTACAGAAAGTAGAACTTGTTGCAGATTTTGCCACAATTGCACAAGGCGTAACAGTGGCCCAGTGACTCTTCCTGATAACATTTGAAAAGCTACCAGTTGACCAATTGTAAGTTGATGATCAATAACTAATTTTGCCCCAAACCAGAGAATTAACAAGGTAGAAAAATTGGTGAGAAAGTCACCCAAATTGCTGCTGATGTTAGAGGTAGTAGAGGCTTTAAAACTGGTGCGAATGAAGCGCGCAAATAAACCTTCCCAGCGATCGCGGGCTACTGGTTCGGCTGCATGGGCTTTAACTGAATGTATCCCGGTAACTGTCTCAACCAAAAACGATTGACTATCAGCGCTGCGGTTAAAGGTTTCATTCAACCAACCCCGCAAAATTGGTGTCGCCACAATAGTTAATGTGGCAAATAATGGCAATACCGCCAAAGCCACAAAGGTGAGGGGAATATTGTAATAAAACATCAATGCTAAATACACCACAGCAAAGATGCTATCCAAAATCACCGTTAAGGCTGTACCTGTGAGAAATTGGCGGATTTGTTCGAGTTCTTGAACTCTTGCTACTGTGTCCCCAACACGCCGCGATTCAAAATAAGCTAAAGGCAAACGCATTAAGTGACGAAATAGCTGCGCTGATAAACTTAAATCTAAACGTCGGGCGGTATGGGTGAAGATAAATAAACGCAGTATGCCGAGTACAGCTTCAAATATTGCTACCAATAAAAGTGCGATCGCCATGACATCGAGAGTCGGTAAACTCTCTTGCACCATGACTTTATCAATCACAACTTGGGTAATTAGCGGTGTTGTTAACCCCAACAGCTGCAATGTCAAAGACGCGAGTAAAACTTCGCCGAGTAATCCGCGATATTTCCAAACTGCGGGAGTAAACCAACTCAGATTAAATTTTTCTTGCTGAGAAATCAGTTCTACTGTCCACATTTGCCCATCCCAAGCTGCTTCTACCACAGATTGGGGGAGACTTTCACAAGTGCGATCGCTATTGAGGGGATTAGCGATAATTAAGCGATCAGCTTTGACTCCATAGGCTACTACCCAGCTAGGACTTTCTTGTGAGCCAGAATTCCACTGTATCAAAGCCGGAAATGACAAGGCGCGCAAATCAGTCCAATTAATTTGCAATCGCTGCAACACCAATCCTAACTTTTCTGCTGCTTCCACAACATTTTTCGGGCGTTGTCCCCGCAGTTGGCGTTGTACCCATTCCAGCTTCACAGCATGATCCAAATGCTGCGCCACCATCGTTAAACAAGCTGCGGCTGTATTCCAGCTAGCGACAAACGGATAGTTATAGGTGGGGATTAGGGATTGGGGATTGGGGATTGGGGATTGGGGACTGGGGACTGGGGATTGGGGACTGGTGATTGAGGACGTGATAATTTCCCCTTCCCCCTGCTCCTCTGCTCCTCTGCTCCTCTGCTCCTCTGCTCTCTGCTCATCCTGTACGCCTTGAAAGAAGCTTTCCATTTGTGGCGTAGAAACTTCTTTCCATAATGCTGTTTCCCAACAGACTACGATGACTTCTTTACTAGCAGCTACAGCTTTGCATTCTACAGCTAAATTTTGTAAGTCACCAAACCAATCACCTGCTTGCAAAGCAGCTAATGGCTTGCCAATTCCTTCTTCACGCAAGCGCACTTTACCAGTAACAAGAAAAAACTGATAACCTCCAATAGTATTTGACCAAATTTTTTCACCAAGACGATAGCGACGAATTTCTGAGTGATTTTGTAATCGAGTTTGTTGTTCAGGAGTCAGCCAGCATAGAGGTGGTTGATTCCAGGGTACAGAAGCTAGCACGTTTATTCGTAAAGATTGATTATCCAGAAGTTTTATTTCACTTGTAATTTGACTGTCAGCTTTTGAATTTTCTCTGCTAGCCATTTTTCAAACAACTCATTTTGTAGCACTTGCTTTAGTTGAGTATCTTCTAAAGAAGCTGGCAGAAATTGTTCTAATCGAAACAAACCATAACGTTCTTCTAGTTCTATTGGCCCAATCAATTCTCCGGGAACTGCTGCATCAATTGCGGCTCTGATTTTATCTGGTAATGTTCCCCGACTAATTGGCCCCATCATGCCGTTAACAATGCGATCTTCTGCTAAGGAATATTCTTTAGCTAGTTGCTCAAAACTACCTCCTTCTTCAATTTGAGTTAGTAGTTCTTCGCAAAGCTCGCGATTATCAACAAAAATCCTCGATAGTACCACCCGATCTAAATAAATTTTTCGCTCAATGAAATACTCTGGTAGTTTCGGTTCTGTAACTAAAGCTTTCAGTTTTTCTAACTTAAAGTTGTAGGCAGCTGATGCATGAAAGGTGGCGTAATCTGTGCCATTTTTCTTTAACCATTCTTGAAAAATTTGGGGGTCTGTGAGTTGATTTTTGAGACGAAAATCAATAATTGTCTGTTCAGTTAAAGCCGGATTGATCTCAATATCGTCTCTAGTATTGATTTCTTGTTCAATCACGTACTGGCGAATAATATCGCCGATAAACTGCGACAATTTGCCGGAGGCTTGGAGATATTTTACTGCTTGTTCAATAGAAATAGATTGCCGATCAACAGTTAAAAATGATAAAGATTCCATAAAGCAATCCTGAGAGGAAAAATTAAATTTTTTATACTATTACAACCACAATCATCTATAAATAGCCATATAATGAGTTACCCATATACATTATTAATTTCATTAAATAAAATAATTTAGAAAATCATTTTTGATATTTACTAATATTCTTTTAGTAGAAAGGAATTGCTAAATTTAGCGCTTGCCCATCTACGAAAAATTTATATATTGAAATTTCAGAGCGAGAATTAAGCCATTACACTGGCCCAGGTAAAGGCAATTAACATAGCAGCGATCGCACCAATCAAGGTATTGATAATATTGACCAATTCATTGGTGAGCCAAGTATATTGAGATTGCAGCGTTGCGCCAATGACGCTTTCTAAACTGGTAGCAATCAAAGCTGCGATCGCACACCAAACTACACCAGCAAAATCGATTAAACCGACACCCCAACCAATAAAGGCGATTGCAATGGAAGCCACAACCCCAGCGAAGGTTCCTTCTAAACTCACTGCGCCTTCGGTTCCGCGAGGTACTGGTTGCAATGTGGTAATCAAAAAGGTTCGTTTACCGTATGCTTTACCTACCTCACTCGCACAAGTGTCAGAAAGTTTGGTACTAAAACTCGCCACATAGCCCAAAATCAATAGAGAGTTGAGACTAATGACTACAGACTGGGGAAGAGAAAAGAATCCTGCACTTAACGTTCCGATTCCTAAAGCACACAGCGCCGCAATCAACGCCGAACCCCAGACATTTTCCGGGCCTCTAGCCCCAGAACGCTTTTCTGCAATCCCTTCAGCTTCCTTTTGAGCTATCCCAATGCGTGTTACCCCAGAACCTACTAAAAAATAAAACGCTACTACTAGATACCCCTGCCAACCTAATGTTCCCCAAATAATTACGCCTAATACCCAGGCGTGGAATATTCCTGCTGGAGTCAGCAGCTTTTTGGGAGCAATCCAAACTAAAGCCAATAAAATGGCATTCAATCCCACTCCCACCAACCAAGGATTCGCAGAATCAAACAAAGAGAGCATTAGCAATATATGACAATTAGTGTGGCCCGAATATCAACAGAATAGCGAATTTCTCACTTTGCTGCTGGATCGTCTCCACCCCCTAATCCAACAATTACAGATATTCCTTCCTCTTTCCGGAAAAACCTATATGATTCACAAGATTAATTTTGATGAATAAATTATTTTGTAGTCAGCACTTCAATCCGGATTTCCCACACTTATATTGCTGAATACGTAATAAAATTCACTTGTTAGAGGCTACTTATAAAGTAGAGTGCGTTAGGCACTGATTTCCAATATAATTTGTCACGAAATAACTATCCTAGCGCCTAAAGCAAAGCCGCATGGATGGTGCGTTGATTATACCATTTGGCAAAAAACGCAACAGATTGGTAGTAGGGGCACGGCATCCACAATCTTTCGGTATATCAAATTATATTACTGGTGCCGTGCCCTACAAAGAGTTTATTTTTCGTCAACATTATTTGAATTGTTATTCGTATAATTAATAATTTCAGAATAAATCATATATAGTACTAACAACTACTAGTGTTCTAGGCAAAAGCTATGAGCGCAACTTTATTTCATCTTGCTTTCCCTGTAACTAATATTGCCGAAACCAAAGCATATTATGTTGATGGTTTAGGCTGTATTCCTGGGCGTGAAAATCCCCATGCTTTAATCCTTAATTTATTTGGTCATCAATTAGTAGCTCACGTTACTAAAGAACCATTAACACCACAACGTGGTATCTATCCAAGACACTTTGGGCTAGTTTTTACAGCCGAACAAGACTGGCAAGATTTATTAGAAAAGGCACAAAAGCAAAAACTACTATTTAAAGAAGAAGCGAAATATCGTTTTGTTGGTTTACCTTTAGAGCATCGTACTTTCTTTTTAGAAGATCCCTTTTATAACTTGATGGAATTTAAATATTACTGTCACCCAGAGGCGATTTTTGGAAGTTCTCAGTATACGCAAATTGGGGATAGGGTTTAATTGGTTCTGTTAAGGTTTCTGCTACTATTTTCAAACACCTAGCATCAGTTAGCATCCAAGGGTGTAATCCCACAGGTAAAACTACCTCTCTTCCCACTGGCATTTGTGAACTCTTAGCTGGGACGATCATCAAATCATAGGGAGTCCAGATTGATGTAAAATTAATCGCCTCCAACATTGCGACATCAGAATTCAAATCATTGAGTAAAGCACTGTTGGGGCGCATCTGCACGCAACCAGGTCGCAGAGAACCATAAGCGATCACCGTACCATGATGGGGCGAAGCAATTGTTATAAACCTCTGTACGTGGTTTATTCCCCCAAGCCTTTGGATATAGTAACGGCTGACAATTCCTCCCATACTGAAAGCCACTAAATCTAGTGGTTGTTCTGGGGGAAATTCTTTGGCGACATAGTCTGCTACCTGCTGTGCCAACTTATCTAAACCGACTGCACCATTATTAGGCACTAAATCTAAAGCATATACAGACCAACCTTGTTGTTTTAAATATTTCCCCATGCGGTAGAAAACTGCGCCTGTGTCATCAATACCATGTATTAACAACAGGGGATTGCGCTGCTGATTGTTAGTGTTTATCTCCATATCTTTGCTTAATCACTTCTGTAGAAAATCTAACTAGTCTGTGCCTGATTGACAAAGAAACTATGACAGTAGTTTCACTGGTTAACAGCTAGCCACTGCATTAGAATTTTTAATGGTATGGAGCAGATAACAAAATGTTAATTTTTGTTACGCCAACTTTCAGAATCTTGCCCTCAGTTACAGTAAAATTTAATAATTAATTTCCAGTGTATGCATTGTATGCAGGGTGCGAGTGCTTGTACAAATCAGTTGAAAATACTTGCCCTGTATTATTATTACAATGTTGATTAAGTAGAAACCTATATTGGTTGTCATCTAGAATAAGATCACGAAAAGTAAAAAAACGTAAAATAATGTCGTAATTTTTAACAATTACGGTAGGGATTCCAGATTTAAAAGGCAGGGAGAGATTGTAATGGATTTTATCAAAAAGTTGATTGCAGGGATTGTCAGTTTTATTACTGGACTATTACCAGGTAAAAATAAGAAAAGCAATGGTTACTACTTGGAGCTAGATGAATCCAAGGAAGCAAAGCCTGTAGCTGCTGTTAAGGAAGCAGCTAAAGAAGTAGGAGATAGCGCCAAGAAAGCAGCTGTAGCAGTTGCAGATAATACCAAGAAAGCAGCCGAAACAGTTGCAGATAATGCCAAAAAAGCAGCTGAAACAGTTACATCACAAGCTCCAGCACCATCATTGAATGGTACAAAAACTGCTGCATCTAAATCATCTAAGAAAAAATCAGCTAAAGAACCAAAACCTGCTGATGTTGCTCTAGTGCAGACTGCTGAAGGCTTGAAAATTGAACCTGGTAAAAATGACAAAGCTGTATCAGCCAAAGTAGTTAAAGAACAACCAAAAGAAACCACCTTTGCACCCAAATATGTTGCTGCTGGCGCTGGTAGTTCTAACGGTCGTCGTCGTCCAGGAGCTAACATGAGTGTTTATTTAGATATGGCACGTCAAGTCAAAACTCCTGGCTAATATGTTGATTTAGGCAGAGGGTTTTTTGGATTTTGAATCTTCAATCGAAAAATTTAAGATCCAAAATCTAAAATTCCCTAAGATGTGAAAATACCAACCCACTATATAAATGAAATGCTGAGTCCCAATTAGTCTTATCCCTGCGAAACAGGAGAACGTGAGACTGAATGTTACTCAGCATTTCTGTATGGTCTAATATTGTCTCAGCAAAGTGTGTAAAATCTGACCATACTTTGACTTCGGGAATTTGCTTTCCCAGCCATTCTTGTAAAATATTCCAATTAATTTTGATAGTATTTTGGTTAGGGTGAGTAGCGATTTCTAGCCCTTGTTGAAATTGATAGCTTTGATCGGAAAGCCGCAAAATGCAACGCCTACTGGGTAGGTGTAAATCGCAAAATTCGGCATAATCTTGAGTTTGAGTTTTGCGTTCTAGTTTACGTTGCGCGTTAACGTCTACAACTTGTTCAAAAATCGGCAGCATTCCCGACACTCGTGCTTTCACCTCTGACCAATTAAACGTTAAAGAACCAAGTTGACTGGTTTGGTTACGACAAACCACAGTAGTATTTGTTGCCGATTCAGCAAAATAATTAACTTGAAATACTTGAATCTGCTTAATCTCGGCAATTGTTGCCCAAAAGCAGGGAATACCTGCATTTTGTAATTGTGTACCGTAAAATTTCAATTCACCGATTTGTCCAGTGCGATATAACTTCCAGCCGCGACTAGGCAAAGTTAATCTGGCAGTATAAGTGTCAATTTGCCATATTTGGGCAAATTTCGGGGCTGCTTCGGCTTTTAATTCGTTGCTGAGAGGTTCTAAGACAAGTAAGCCTAGTTCAGTCTCGCTAGGTTCTGTTGTCGCCTGAATAATAGCCCTTTGTCTAACTTCTTGCTCAATTTCTTGGATTCGCTGCAAACCCTGACGCGCTTGCATCAAAATTTTACTATTGGTTGTACTTCGTAGCAGCTGCCGATAAATTTTTTCCGCATTCTCGTACTTTTTTGAGACTTCATGCAGCCGCCCTAAATAAAATTGCACCCAAGGATTTTCTGGTGATTCTTTTAACAGCTGTTGGAGTAATTTAGCTGCGGTGCTATAGTCTTTACGTTCAAAGGCCGTGGCAACTTGTTCAATCATCACTTTGTTTACATCCACGCGAAAAGAATGTCTCGCGCCTACCCTGCGGTAACGGCTGGGCTAAGTGCATGAGATATACATCATTTATACTTCACACGCTGCGGAAACTAGTGATAAAGCCACTACTGGCGCTGTGACTGCTCGCAAAATTCTCCGACCAAGGGAAACTGGTTGAAATCCTGCTGCGATCGCACTATCAATTTCTGGTTGTGTCCATCCACCTTCTGGGCCTGTAGCTATAACTAGTTCTTGGTCATTTGTCATTTGTCCTTGGTTTTGCAAGCACTTTTTGAGGTGAGGTAAATTTCCTCGCGCTTCACAGATATATTTGTGGCTGTTGGCAAAAGACAAACTACTGCTAAAAGCCACAGGTTCTAAAATTGTCGGTATAAAAGCGCGCTCCGATTGTTCCGCAGCTTCCGCCGCAATCCGCCGCCAGCGTTCCAATTTTTGCGGGCTGGGTTGCAGTAAAGTGCGATCGCTCAATACTGGGGCAATAGTTGTGACTCCCAACTCTGTGCAACACCTAACGACTTCATCAAAGCCGCTACCTTTGGGTAAAGCCACCATCAGAGTAATTGATACAGGTAACTCAGTTTCCACCACCAAAGCTTCTAAAACCTGCCCTTGCTCCCCTAATAGCTGCGTCAACCACCATTTACCCTTACCATCCATCGCAATAAAGCGATCGCCCTCACGCAACCGCAACACCCTTGCTAGATAGTGTTGTTGTTCTTTGGTGAGTGAAATTTCCCCTGCTTGGAGTTGAGAAGGTGCGATCGCAATTCTTTGTAGTTGAGACATAAGATTTTCCGCACTGAGTGAGTATCAATATTTGTTTGCTTTCCGTAGTAACTTCGGTTTTTAGGGAAATATCTGTGTATATCTTCATAAAAACATTAAAATCGAATAAATCCACTTCAGTAGTTTCTCGTAAGTATGCGGAATCAAGGCTAGGAGTGAAAAACGATGCAGGTTATTAATTGAACTTGGGGAACGATTCTGGATGACCAACGATAGCCAGATTAGAATTCTGTTTTTGACGGCTGAACCTACTGATACTGCTAGGCTGCGTTTACAAAAAGAGTTACAAGAAATCAAACAAAAGCTACAACTAGCCAATCAGCGAGCAAGATTTCTGTTAGAGTTCGGATTTGCTGTGCGTCCAGGAGATGTGAGCCAAGAATTACTGAATTTTCAGCCTCATATTGTACATTTTTCTGGACATGGCATAAGTACTGGTGAGCTTTGCTTTGAAAATGAGTTAGGTAAAATGCAGCCAGTAACGCCCCAGGCTTTAGCTGCGTTGTTTGAATTAGTAGCCCATCAAGTTCAATGCGTAGTTCTAAATGCTTGTTATTCAGACATTCAAGCCAGAGCTATTGCCCAGCATATCTCGTTTGTAATTGGTATGAATAGAGCAATTGGCGATCAAGCTGCGATCGCTTTCGCCGTTGGTTTTTATAAAGCACTGGGGGCGAATCGCTCACCTGAAGAGGCTTATGAGTTTGGCTGTGTAGAAATTCAACTGCAAGGTATTCCCGAAGAATCAACTCCAGTCCTCCGTAAAAAGATAGTAAATCAATCCCCTAACGATGTTTATATAGAACGCCCTCCTACCGAGCAGCGCTGTTATGAGGCGATTAAGCAGCTAGGTGCCCTAATCCGGATTAAAGCGCCTGACAAGATGGGGAAAACATCTCTGATGAACAGGATTCTTACTTATGCAAGAGCGAATAACTTTCAAACCGTAACTTTGAGTTGTCGGCGGTTAGTAAATCGCCAAGTTGCGACTGATATGGAGAGATTTTTACAGTCATTTTGTGGTGTTATTAGTAACGAGCTAGGGTTGAGTAATAAGGTAAATGAGTATTGGAATAATCAACTAACTCCTAGTTATAACAGTAGCGAATACTTTAAAAAATACTTATTACCAAACACAGCTAATGATTTTGTTTTAGCTCTGAATGATGTCGATTTAATTTTTGAACATCATGAAATTGCCCAAGATTTTTGTAGTCTGCTGCGGAGTTTTCACGATATGGCAAGACGCGGCGATCCAAATAGCAAGATTTGGGAAAAGCTCCGTTTGATCATTGTTCATTCTACAGAATTTTATACCTCTTTAGATATCCATAGCTCACCTCTTGCTAATGTAGGTTTAGTCGTTGATTTACCTGAACTTAGTCGGG contains the following coding sequences:
- a CDS encoding 16S rRNA (uracil(1498)-N(3))-methyltransferase; translation: MSQLQRIAIAPSQLQAGEISLTKEQQHYLARVLRLREGDRFIAMDGKGKWWLTQLLGEQGQVLEALVVETELPVSITLMVALPKGSGFDEVVRCCTELGVTTIAPVLSDRTLLQPSPQKLERWRRIAAEAAEQSERAFIPTILEPVAFSSSLSFANSHKYICEARGNLPHLKKCLQNQGQMTNDQELVIATGPEGGWTQPEIDSAIAAGFQPVSLGRRILRAVTAPVVALSLVSAACEV
- a CDS encoding esterase/lipase family protein; the encoded protein is MNTNNQQRNPLLLIHGIDDTGAVFYRMGKYLKQQGWSVYALDLVPNNGAVGLDKLAQQVADYVAKEFPPEQPLDLVAFSMGGIVSRYYIQRLGGINHVQRFITIASPHHGTVIAYGSLRPGCVQMRPNSALLNDLNSDVAMLEAINFTSIWTPYDLMIVPAKSSQMPVGREVVLPVGLHPWMLTDARCLKIVAETLTEPIKPYPQFAYTENFQKSPLGDSNI
- a CDS encoding type I secretion system permease/ATPase; the protein is MASRENSKADSQITSEIKLLDNQSLRINVLASVPWNQPPLCWLTPEQQTRLQNHSEIRRYRLGEKIWSNTIGGYQFFLVTGKVRLREEGIGKPLAALQAGDWFGDLQNLAVECKAVAASKEVIVVCWETALWKEVSTPQMESFFQGVQDEQRAEEQRSRGAEEQGEGEIITSSITSPQSPVPSPQSPIPNPQSLIPTYNYPFVASWNTAAACLTMVAQHLDHAVKLEWVQRQLRGQRPKNVVEAAEKLGLVLQRLQINWTDLRALSFPALIQWNSGSQESPSWVVAYGVKADRLIIANPLNSDRTCESLPQSVVEAAWDGQMWTVELISQQEKFNLSWFTPAVWKYRGLLGEVLLASLTLQLLGLTTPLITQVVIDKVMVQESLPTLDVMAIALLLVAIFEAVLGILRLFIFTHTARRLDLSLSAQLFRHLMRLPLAYFESRRVGDTVARVQELEQIRQFLTGTALTVILDSIFAVVYLALMFYYNIPLTFVALAVLPLFATLTIVATPILRGWLNETFNRSADSQSFLVETVTGIHSVKAHAAEPVARDRWEGLFARFIRTSFKASTTSNISSNLGDFLTNFSTLLILWFGAKLVIDHQLTIGQLVAFQMLSGRVTGPLLRLVQLWQNLQQVLLSVDRIGDILNVAPEAEPGTGLVLPNLNGQITFEQVFFRYQASTEPVLRGISFNVEPGQFVGIVGRSGSGKSTLSKLLQRLYSIESGRILIDGFDIKSADLASLRQQIGVVLQEDFLFNGSILENITLGNPDITAEQVVEAARLAVAHDFISQLPYGYETNVGERGTALSGGQRQRIALARLFLSSAPILILDEATSALDSETEQQVLQNLQKISANRTVFLIAHRFAPLKRADLILVMEQGVIAERGTHPQLLQQKGLYWSLYQRQQANI
- a CDS encoding VOC family protein is translated as MSATLFHLAFPVTNIAETKAYYVDGLGCIPGRENPHALILNLFGHQLVAHVTKEPLTPQRGIYPRHFGLVFTAEQDWQDLLEKAQKQKLLFKEEAKYRFVGLPLEHRTFFLEDPFYNLMEFKYYCHPEAIFGSSQYTQIGDRV
- a CDS encoding tetratricopeptide repeat protein, which codes for MIEQVATAFERKDYSTAAKLLQQLLKESPENPWVQFYLGRLHEVSKKYENAEKIYRQLLRSTTNSKILMQARQGLQRIQEIEQEVRQRAIIQATTEPSETELGLLVLEPLSNELKAEAAPKFAQIWQIDTYTARLTLPSRGWKLYRTGQIGELKFYGTQLQNAGIPCFWATIAEIKQIQVFQVNYFAESATNTTVVCRNQTSQLGSLTFNWSEVKARVSGMLPIFEQVVDVNAQRKLERKTQTQDYAEFCDLHLPSRRCILRLSDQSYQFQQGLEIATHPNQNTIKINWNILQEWLGKQIPEVKVWSDFTHFAETILDHTEMLSNIQSHVLLFRRDKTNWDSAFHLYSGLVFSHLREF
- a CDS encoding peptidylprolyl isomerase, which translates into the protein MESLSFLTVDRQSISIEQAVKYLQASGKLSQFIGDIIRQYVIEQEINTRDDIEINPALTEQTIIDFRLKNQLTDPQIFQEWLKKNGTDYATFHASAAYNFKLEKLKALVTEPKLPEYFIERKIYLDRVVLSRIFVDNRELCEELLTQIEEGGSFEQLAKEYSLAEDRIVNGMMGPISRGTLPDKIRAAIDAAVPGELIGPIELEERYGLFRLEQFLPASLEDTQLKQVLQNELFEKWLAEKIQKLTVKLQVK
- a CDS encoding AAA-like domain-containing protein, producing MTNDSQIRILFLTAEPTDTARLRLQKELQEIKQKLQLANQRARFLLEFGFAVRPGDVSQELLNFQPHIVHFSGHGISTGELCFENELGKMQPVTPQALAALFELVAHQVQCVVLNACYSDIQARAIAQHISFVIGMNRAIGDQAAIAFAVGFYKALGANRSPEEAYEFGCVEIQLQGIPEESTPVLRKKIVNQSPNDVYIERPPTEQRCYEAIKQLGALIRIKAPDKMGKTSLMNRILTYARANNFQTVTLSCRRLVNRQVATDMERFLQSFCGVISNELGLSNKVNEYWNNQLTPSYNSSEYFKKYLLPNTANDFVLALNDVDLIFEHHEIAQDFCSLLRSFHDMARRGDPNSKIWEKLRLIIVHSTEFYTSLDIHSSPLANVGLVVDLPELSREQVQKLLKAHDLKLKGQNIDQLMAMVGGHPYLLRISIDEFKFNKKKFEQFLKEAPTPSGAFSDHLRELLEQLENNLELRTAFSQVISADAETPVKLRPQIAKSLQRLGLIKLKGYFAEPRCELYRLYFQMFL
- a CDS encoding TIGR00297 family protein — translated: MLSLFDSANPWLVGVGLNAILLALVWIAPKKLLTPAGIFHAWVLGVIIWGTLGWQGYLVVAFYFLVGSGVTRIGIAQKEAEGIAEKRSGARGPENVWGSALIAALCALGIGTLSAGFFSLPQSVVISLNSLLILGYVASFSTKLSDTCASEVGKAYGKRTFLITTLQPVPRGTEGAVSLEGTFAGVVASIAIAFIGWGVGLIDFAGVVWCAIAALIATSLESVIGATLQSQYTWLTNELVNIINTLIGAIAAMLIAFTWASVMA